The sequence AGATGTGCTTCGAGTTCTTCGATTAAACATAGTTTAAGACCGTTCCAGTCCGCCTTTCTGAGATGGAGCAATTCTGCAGCCATAAACAGCCTATTCATAGTTCCCAAACCCAAATTTTTCGCACCGATTATTCCAAGCGAAATTTTCTCTAAAATATTGGTAATCTTTGTCGGTCCGAAATCAAACACAGACTCGGAATTGTCGCCTATGAACGAAACGATGAAATCATCCACTACCTTTTTGATATTTGTGTGATAGCCCAGTTGTTCATCTTTAAATTTATCCCTTATCTGCTCACTTGTACCTTCAAACAGTTCCTCGAATTCGTGCATTCCATTTTCCTGTGTATGCTTGAATTCCTTGTGCTCCTTCAAAATCTGGGACAATCTTGAATTCTTCTTCGCAGCAAGCTCATTATCGGTATCGCGTAAAGCCTTAAGGTATGTACATTTGAGATATTCTTTAGCTTCTGCTGTCAACGTATTTCCCACACGGTCCATCCCCGCCTTTACGTCGGCAGGCAAAATCCTGCCATCCTTGTATTCAACCTGATAGATCAGATACAACTTTGGCCTCCGGAATATCTCTTCCCTACCGCCAACATCCATGACCTCATCCTGAATTCCGCACCACTCTATAAAATTGGCAGCTTCGGCATTGGTGATTCCGGAAAATTCCAGTTCAATTCTTAAAATAGGTGAAATCTGATTATCATCACTAAAAAAATCATTCTCTTCGACCTTTATCCATTCGTATGCATGGGTTTTTAACACAAGCTTTATGGCATCTATGATCGCAGATTTCCCTGAATCATTTTCTCCGATCAAAATATTCATTCCTTTATTAAAATGTACTGTTAGATGTGGAGAGCTAAGATCAAAAACTGGACCTCCATATTTTCTGAAGTTCCAAAGTTTTAAAGAAGATATATACATGTAGAGTTAATATGGTTAAAGTGAAAAAATACAAAAAAAGAATTAATTTTTAATAACGGCCGACGATTTATCTAGATAATTACGGAAACCCGTAAAGTTAGATATTAAATTCACAGTATTTTTATGACAGTATTAGTAAATTCCCTAAATATCCAATGGTTCAAGACATACAATATTATATAAAAACGAAATTATTATGAATAAGATATTTTTTTTAATTTTGTACAAGACCATACTAGAATAACCTTCATAAATAATCAGTTGGTTTAATATATATATATTACTAAAGCCTATAAGATCTATGGTAAGTATTTTAAAGAATAATGAAAAACTGACCCCATATTCATTCTACACAAGATTTTTACGAGATGTTGCACTGAACATTAAAACAGAGCAAGATATCACATTCAAGTTAGTGGAAAATGGAGATGCTCAGATATATGACTCAGTATATAATATTGAACCCATAACTATTCCCCTGCTGCTCAGTCTCATTGAACAGCTCAGTAAACATTATAAAAAACCGATCAACTTATCACTGTATAATAATCAGGCAACAAAACACGTACTTAACTTTCTGTACAAAAGTGATTTCTTTTACGTCGCTGGAAACAACAGAAACCCTTATCATCCTTATGGTAGAAATATCCTGAATTTCAAAGAAGAATATCTAGGCGACTTTATTACCAACAGACCACGTTCAGAACACCGTGTTCGCTTTTATTCATTATTGGAAAATAATCTGCAACAAAAACTTAACGAGTTTACGAAAGAGGACGACAAAAGGGATTATCTAATTTCTGAATACAGTTATATTGTAAGGGACCATTTTCAAGATTTGCTATTCGATAATACCAATACTGCCGACAAAATTGATATTTATGTTGAGATCTTATCCGAATTGATCACCAATGGTGTATTACACTCAAAATCAAATACATTTGCCTTGATGTTTGTTAATAAATTTGCAACAAAATTTTCAATATCGGACAATGGCATAGGGCTAGTCCAGTCCTTAAAAACAAAGACGGCAGATACATTGTACAAACCTCAGGAACTGATCCAGAAATTACAGTTAATTAAAATCTTAAATCTTAATTCCAAAATTCTTGAGAATTTTGATTTTATTATTGAAACCCTGTACTATTCATGCCTAAAAGACAGAAGAGGGTTATTTGACCTTATGCTTTCGGTAGTTCTTAATTCAAATGGCTACTTCAGGTTACATTGTGACAATGCCCAAATTATCATTTCAAGCAGAATGCAAAAAGAACTAAATAACCTTTCAAATCTACGGAACCAACTTTTCAACATCCATCGAAAAATATTAATAAATGACGTTACGACTGAATCACAATTAGCGTACATGTTGGAGCTAAAAAATTTAATTTTAGATCACTTTGTTTTGTTGTACGAAAACATCTGCAATAAATATAATGATGATTACAAATATTCTTCCATAAGATTTTTCAATGTTAAATTTCGTGGTGTTCACATCGAAGTAGAAATACCTAACAGTTAAGTATGATAGTTTCGCAAATAAAAAATGCAAACTTTCTATACTTTAGTTTGCACGCAGAAGAGGTTTTCACTTCCAACTATATCAAAGACAATAATGACGGCATTTTTGTCCGAAGTTTGCAATACGAGACAGTATGCCGGCTTTTTGCTCATTTACAGGATGATCCACCTACCGGAATAAAATATCTTATTTTAGATTTTAGATATATAGAACATCTACAAAATAACATCTTAGATAAAATTATAGAAATCCGAAATCTCGGGTACAAACTTATTTTCAAAAATGTCACTGAAGTACTGATAAAGCCACTTTCATTGGAAAATATAGAGAATGTGAAAAATATCGCCAACGAATCTGGCCGTTACGATCTATTTTATTTTTTCGCAAGTGAAACGGAAGAAATTTACTCCAATGAACTCAGAGCAACTGTTCTTTTCAGTAACTATTTCAAGGAATTGATCAAGGAAAAGTATATTTCGCCATATAATCAGAAACATGCATCGTCTTTCGTATATCTACATTCATTTATCGATTTGAAAAAATTGATCAGCCTAGAAAGACCATTTATATATTTTGCCCTGTACAAACTGGCAGTCAAAATTTACAGCAAATGGAAAAGCGAGATTGACAATGGTCCTATTTTGGTCGGCCAGAGTTTGACAAGTACATTTATCGTCTCCATATTATCCAAGATGCTGAAATTAGATATCCTTATTTTTGATAAAATTGGCCCTATCAACAAGTTATACAATAAACTTGAAAAACATAGTTTTGAAAACACGAAATACATAATTGTATCCGACCTTGTCTGTTTAGGAACGGAGGTTAAAATAACTAAAAACTTAATAGAATTTTCAGGTGGAAAATATCTTGGAAATGTTTCTTTGGTCAAAATTGAAACCTTAACTCGCGAAGACCTGCAACTTGATAATGTAGACCGGACAATTGCGATATTCTCAGTTTCCGAGCATAATAATGAAGAATTGGGATACTATATTTACACTAACTTAAAACCACTCAATGAGTAATATTATTTTAGACCTTTCAGATTTGCACGTATCACTGCACCAGGTTTTAGGAGGCGGACCAGCTAAAGTAGATTTTCGTCTTAGTACTGAGAATGATACAGAACCGGGAATGCACTATATTGACAAATTTATCAGTGTTGTAAAAAGAGACTATTCCGGATCTAAAATATATCTTTTGATTACCGGAGACATTACTAATGCTGGAGAAGTCAAAGAATTTGAGTTTGCGACTAAGTATATTAACAAGATTATCAACGATCTTAACATCAACAGAGAAGAAATATTACTGATACCTGGCGACCACGACTTAAACAGGAGGGCAATTCAAAACCTATATGCAGATAATGAAAATCCCGCAAAGGCGATTGTCAATGAAACAAAATTTAAA is a genomic window of Chryseobacterium nakagawai containing:
- a CDS encoding ATP-dependent nuclease yields the protein MYISSLKLWNFRKYGGPVFDLSSPHLTVHFNKGMNILIGENDSGKSAIIDAIKLVLKTHAYEWIKVEENDFFSDDNQISPILRIELEFSGITNAEAANFIEWCGIQDEVMDVGGREEIFRRPKLYLIYQVEYKDGRILPADVKAGMDRVGNTLTAEAKEYLKCTYLKALRDTDNELAAKKNSRLSQILKEHKEFKHTQENGMHEFEELFEGTSEQIRDKFKDEQLGYHTNIKKVVDDFIVSFIGDNSESVFDFGPTKITNILEKISLGIIGAKNLGLGTMNRLFMAAELLHLRKADWNGLKLCLIEELEAHLHPQAQLKIINRLKKEVGIQYILTSHSPNITSQADLREIIICKNNDVFPLGEGNTKLDRKDYKYLERFLDVTKSNLFFSKANIIVEGWSEEILLPTLAAKLRMDLARKEISVINVASTAYLHFAKIFLRADARKMNVPIAIITDLDNRPDEFGVFRSFFREDKTFKNKLCNINVLKRELKSTDIKLNIAIQWTLEWCLYRSCLSDIFKEAVLQVHSKTEEFQKDNDAFKASFEGKFIKKLSKKSGTSPIDKVAVMNVFAELLLEDTTITADQITEDRYLSYLVNAIKQVYDYEN